A window of the Lagopus muta isolate bLagMut1 chromosome 1, bLagMut1 primary, whole genome shotgun sequence genome harbors these coding sequences:
- the PRICKLE1 gene encoding prickle-like protein 1, which produces MSLEMEPKANNLVFACQRSSTSDDDSGCALEEYAWVPPGLRPEQVQLYFACLPEEKVPYVNSPGEKHRIKQLLYQLPPHDNEVRYCQSLSEEEKKELQMFSSQRKKEALGRGTIKLLSRAVMHAVCEQCGTKINGGEVAVFASRAGPGVCWHPSCFVCFTCNELLVDLIYFYQDGKIHCGRHHAELLKPRCSACDEIIFADECTEAEGRHWHMKHFCCLECETILGGQRYIMKDGRPFCCSCFESLYAEYCETCGEHIGVDHAQMTYDGQHWHATETCFSCAQCKTSLLGCPFLPKQGQIYCSKTCSLGEDVHASDSSDSAFQSARSRDSRRSIRMGKSSRSADQCRQSLLLSPALNYKFPGLSGNADDTLSRKLDDLSLSRQEASFVNEDFWKGRVEQEMPEDPEEWAEHEDYMTQLLLKFGDKSLFQQPAEVEIRSSEHWISDSMVKSKLDLKKNNPSLASKKYQSDMYWAQSQDGLGDSAYGSHPGPASSRKIQELELEHGASGYKHDQTPWYGGSLECLSDLKQQEQSVRDSMDSLALSNITGASMDGEGKPRPSLYSLQTFQELEVEDCEKMSNMGTLNSSMLHRSTESLKSLSSELCQEKALPEEKPAHVPVLRRSKSQSRPQQVKFSDDVIDNGSYENVEIRQPPMSERTRRRVYHFEERGNRPSHHRRRSRKSRSDNALNLATERRYSPKERFRYYSPQDHDKFIQNKSSREFRAYIQNAELYGQYAHTSSDYALRNQAVDKFFGLYGEEDDSWCSTSSSSSDSEEEGYFLGQPIPQPRSLRYPYYTDDLSGPTNALSGSQFGQRTTKSKKKRGHKGKNCIIS; this is translated from the exons GTACAGCTGTATTTTGCCTGCCTGCCAGAGGAGAAGGTCCCTTATGTTAACAGCCCCGGAGAGAAGCACAGGATTAAACAACTTCTCTATCAGCTGCCACCCCACGATAATGAG GTGAGATACTGCCAGTCTttaagtgaagaagaaaagaaagaactgcagatGTTCAGTTCTCAGCGCAAAAAAGAGGCACTTGGACGAGGCACTATTAAACTCCTCTCGAGAGCAGTGATGCATGCAGTCTGTGAACAG TGTGGTACAAAAATAAATGGCGGTGAAGTTGCAGTTTTTGCCTCGAGAGCTGGCCCTGGTGTGTGCTGGCATCCATCATGCTTTGTATGCTTCACGTGTAATGAGCTCCTCGTTGACCTCATCTACTTCTACCAAGATGGAAAAATTCACTGCGGCAGACACCATGCTGAACTACTTAAGCCTCGATGCTCAGCCTGTGATGAG ATAATTTTTGCTGATGAGTGTACAGAAGCTGAAGGCCGCCACTGGCACATGAAACACTTCTGTTGCCTCGAGTGTGAAACAATCCTGGGTGGGCAGAGATACATCATGAAGGATGGGCGCCCATTCTGCTGTAGCTGTTTTGAATCTCTTTATGCAGAATACTGTGAGACCTGTGGGGAGCACATTG GTGTTGACCATGCTCAGATGACCTATGATGGACAGCACTGGCACGCTACAGAGACTTGCTTTTCTTGTGCTCAGTGCAAGACCTCTTTGCTTGGCTGCCCTTTCCTTCCAAAGCAAGGGCAGATCTACTGTTCAAAAACCTGCAGCTTGGGTGAAGATGTTCATGCCTCCGATTCCTCTGATTCAGCGTTCCAGTCTGCTCGATCGAGAGATTCCAGGAGGAGCATTCGCATGGGAAAAAGCAGCCGCTCGGCTGACCAGTGCCGCCAGTCTCTCCTCCTGTCCCCAGCCCTCAATTATAAATTTCCTGGTCTTTCAGGCAATGCTGACGATACGCTTTCTCGTAAGCTGGATGATTTAAGCCTTTCAAGGCAAGAGGCAAGCTTTGTTAACGAAGACTTCTGGAAAGGAAGGGTAGAGCAAGAAATGCCTGAAGACCCTGAAGAATGGGCTGAACATGAAGACTACATGACTCAACTTCTTCTGAAGTTTGGTGATAAAAGCCTTTTCCAGCAACCTGCTGAAGTAGAGATTAGATCAAGTGAACACTGGATTTCTGATAGCATGGTCAAGAGCAAGTtggacttgaaaaaaaataacccaagcCTAGCAAGTAAGAAATATCAATCAGACATGTACTGGGCCCAGTCGCAAGATGGTTTGGGTGACTCTGCGTATGGCAGCCATCCaggccctgccagcagcagaaaaatccaGGAGCTGGAGTTGGAACATGGGGCATCAGGATACAAACACGACCAGACACCGTGGTATGGAGGTTCGCTTGAATGTTTGTCTGATCTGAAGCAGCAAGAACAAAGCGTTCGGGACTCGATGGATTCTTTGGCTTTGTCTAACATAACAG GGGCGTCAATGGATGGAGAAGGCAAACCACGGCCATCTCTCTATTCTTTGCAAACTTTCCAAGAATTGGAGGTAGAGGACTGTGAGAAGATGAGCAACATGGGAACTCTGAACTCTTCAATGCTCCATCGGAGCACAGAGTCTTTGAAGAGTctgagctcagagctgtgccaggaAAAAGCATTACCAGAGGAAAAGCCAGCGCATGTGCCTGTACTGAGAAGATCTAAGTCCCAGTCTAGACCACAGCAAGTCAAGTTTTCAGATGATGTTATTGATAATGGAAGTTACGAGAACGTTGAAATTCGACAGCCTCCAATGAGTGAACGGACTCGTAGGCGCGTTTATCATTTTGAAGAACGTGGAAATCGACCTTCTCATCATCGCAGAAGAAGTAGGAAATCTCGTTCAGACAATGCACTTAATTTGGCCACAGAAAGAAGATACTCTCCAAAAGAGAGGTTTCGTTATTACTCGCCTCAGGATCATGAcaaatttattcaaaataaaagctcGCGTGAGTTTCGGGCCTATATTCAAAATGCAGAGCTGTACGGCCAGTATGCCCATACCAGTTCTGATTATGCACTGAGGAATCAGGCGGTTGATAAGTTTTTTGGATTATATGGTGAGGAAGATGACTCCTGGTGCTCAACTTCATCCTCGTCATCAGATTCTGAAGAGGAAGGGTATTTCCTAGGACAGCCAATTCCGCAGCCACGGTCACTGAGATACCCGTACTACACAGATGACCTTTCTGGTCCAACTAATGCGTTATCTGGTTCTCAGTTTGGACAAAGGACAACCAAATCAAAGAAGAAGAGGGGacacaaagggaaaaattgCATCATTTCTTAA